Proteins from one Gemmatimonadales bacterium genomic window:
- a CDS encoding phage tail sheath C-terminal domain-containing protein: QATGVAALDAQRKLGQIVRHVLSSDSSVVTVDGIAWQPASPGSSEEVGERTYVLEADEGGAARIRFGEGERGARPPAGSEVTVTYRSPDRAALTVTVPWPPASRSVVLGLDESELTFGGAGNASRTISGVPTSITAFVGRAAFGRFNDPVPVRTFAEYEREFGGLSLESTLSYAVHQYFLNGGSEALIVRVSDAPDGTASTDSEIAGSGLEAAQEGLWALEKADLFNILCIPPLSRTKDLDPIATLKPALAYCRARRAMLIVDPPSTWNTPAEVLDPNTGLDSLGLTGEDASNAALYFPRVRLPDPLNGNQPTAFPPCGMVAAIYARTDAQHGVWTTPAGSDAILLGSAEPVYPLSNAENGMLNPRAVNGIRMFPPETVVIWGGRTLAGADTQASDWKYVAVRRLALYIEESLLRGTRWASFEPNDEPLWAQVRMTVGDFMHGLFSRGAFQGAVSREAYFVRCDRETMTQDDIETGRLIILVGFAPLKPAEFVIIRIQQEHADQ, encoded by the coding sequence ATCGCCTGGCAACCGGCCTCCCCGGGATCGTCGGAAGAAGTGGGTGAGCGCACCTATGTCCTCGAGGCCGATGAGGGCGGGGCGGCGAGGATACGGTTCGGCGAGGGTGAGCGGGGTGCTCGCCCTCCCGCCGGCAGCGAGGTGACGGTGACGTACCGGTCCCCTGACAGAGCCGCCCTGACCGTGACCGTTCCCTGGCCCCCAGCATCCAGATCCGTGGTGCTTGGGCTGGATGAGAGCGAGTTGACGTTCGGGGGCGCCGGCAACGCCTCGAGGACAATCTCGGGCGTCCCGACCTCGATCACCGCATTCGTCGGTCGCGCAGCCTTCGGGAGGTTCAACGACCCGGTACCCGTCCGGACCTTTGCGGAGTATGAGCGAGAGTTCGGCGGCTTATCGCTGGAGAGCACCCTCAGCTATGCGGTGCACCAGTATTTCCTCAACGGTGGCAGTGAGGCGCTCATTGTCCGGGTGAGCGACGCGCCGGATGGTACCGCCAGTACCGATAGCGAGATCGCGGGCAGCGGCCTGGAGGCAGCCCAGGAAGGTCTTTGGGCGCTGGAAAAGGCCGACCTGTTCAATATCCTGTGCATCCCCCCGCTGAGCCGGACGAAGGACCTCGACCCCATCGCAACCTTGAAGCCCGCGCTGGCCTACTGCCGAGCCCGGCGGGCCATGCTGATCGTGGACCCACCGTCCACGTGGAACACCCCGGCGGAGGTCCTGGACCCGAACACCGGACTGGACAGTCTGGGCCTCACAGGAGAAGACGCCTCCAACGCCGCGCTCTACTTCCCGCGGGTACGGCTGCCGGATCCGCTGAACGGCAATCAGCCGACCGCGTTCCCGCCATGCGGGATGGTAGCCGCCATCTACGCCAGGACAGATGCCCAGCATGGTGTCTGGACCACTCCGGCCGGCAGCGACGCCATACTGCTGGGAAGCGCTGAGCCGGTGTATCCGCTGAGTAATGCCGAAAACGGGATGCTCAACCCGCGGGCGGTGAACGGAATTCGTATGTTTCCACCCGAGACCGTTGTCATCTGGGGCGGGCGGACCTTGGCTGGAGCAGATACCCAGGCCTCGGACTGGAAGTACGTCGCGGTACGACGTCTCGCGCTCTACATCGAGGAGAGTCTCCTTCGCGGCACGCGGTGGGCCAGCTTCGAGCCGAACGACGAACCTCTGTGGGCTCAGGTGCGCATGACGGTAGGTGACTTCATGCATGGTCTGTTCAGCCGGGGCGCTTTCCAGGGCGCCGTTTCACGGGAGGCATACTTCGTCCGATGTGACCGCGAGACGATGACGCAGGACGACATCGAGACGGGCCGGTTGATCATCCTGGTCGGCTTTGCGCCGCTCAAGCCAGCCGAATTCGTGATCATCCGGATCCAGCAGGAGCATGCGGATCAATAG